The genomic segment TCTCATTAATTGTAAATTTTTGCTCTGCCCAAGGATAACTTGGTTctgaaagctcttttttttcttgccactccccttggtttgttttgcagacTGGCACGCTTACTGAGGATGGCTTGGATCTTTGGGGAATTCAACGGGTAGAAAATGCTTGGTAAGGAGAAGAGTTGATAGCAAATTTGAGACGTAGTTGTGCTCTAACAGCCTCAGCAGAATAGAATGGAATATTCAATGTGAtcaaatgtttgtgtttctgcagtgaGCTATAGaaatgcaactgaaaataaGATGGAGATGTACTGAAAGTTATGACTCTTAAAAAGCTGAGGCAGAATTTAATTGGTTAAAATCTGAGATCCTGTTAATTTCATACTGCAGAAATGATGCAGTTAAAGTACAGCATGTTTCCTTAATCCTATCTTTCTAACTCTTGACTTTTTGGGCTGCTGAAACAAATTATATGCAATTCAATTAGCTAAGTCAAAGTGGTAAGAGGCCTTTGTACAAGGAAATCAAACTGCAGTGTGAATTAACAGAATTTTTGAATGAAAGTTTTGACTATTTCTGCAGATTCCAGCGCAGAGTcttaatctgttttctgtgatgtGTAAAAATAGAAGTGAAGAGACTTGTACAGTCAATTCTTGTCTGTTAATCTAAACAAACCTTTTGGATTGGCTCATACTAAATAATTATGGTGCTAAGTATATTATAACTTCATTGTTTTAGTTTCCTTTTGCCGGAAGAGAGGGCTTGCGGTGAAAGTTTGCTGAAGTCTGAGTTTGTTGCTTGCATGGCAACTTGTCATTCACTTACAAAAATTGAAGGGGTACTTTCTGGGGACCCACTTGATCTGAAGATGTTTGAAGCAATAGGATGGGTAAGTGTCTCTTTTCTTCAAGAGAAGTAGCATAAAGTCCAGCAATCTGGTGTTTCCTGCACTTTCAAATACAAGATATGCTGTTATGTGACTTTGAAAGCCATAACTTAAAAACAGTAGGCTTTTGAAAATGCCTGTATGTCAATGTGAAAAGGAAGTCTTAATATGTAAGTGTTGCtaaattttattctgtgcaaCAATTCATAGAAATGAGAGCCTCTGAACAGCTGATTTTACTGCTTTCTGATGCATGGCAAGATTTTActgtatataataaaaatgtaaaataactaAGTGGATCTCAAGTTAACTGCTGAATTAGAACACTTAACGCTCATGGTAAATCTTGTTTAGAAGGATTATTGTGCCTTGGGCTGATTTCCAAGgctgttgttttcctgaaaattacATTATGAGAAAATCAATATTAatgaatgtattaaaaataaccaaCTAATTCATACAGATTTTAGAAGAAGcaacagaagaggaaacagcCCTTCATAATCGAATCATGCCAACAGTGGTTCGACcttcaaaacaactttttccaGAATCCAAGCAATCAACTGATCAAGAAATGGtataaaaattcaaagcaatttgTTAAATTAAACTAATCCTTTGTGTTTAATGAATACCTTTTACTATATGGTGTGCTCCTAGATGATATAATTCAAACATTATCAGAACTGGGATTTTTTTGATGGCAAAGatagagaaaacatttaatctGTTGTTGAAGATAGTGCGTAAGTATATGGCGCTTTCAAGATGAGCAGACTGATTGCCAGCACTGTTACCCTTATCGACTGGTTATAAGGTTATGCTGGTTATGCTTTTTGAGCCTAGGCATTTTATAATTAGTATCATTACCAAATTCTTAATGTGCTAATAAAGTACTTAGGTGCGCTTACCTTGCATCTTCAGTTAGAATAATGTTTTGTTAAAGTCACTGCATGGTATGGAATTTGTGCCACCCCTGTACTTTTAGAGATGGATGTTTTAAGTGCTAGGTTAAATAAAATCTACCTAGCAGATTTTTTGTAAACAGGGAATTAGAGTGAGTGATTATACACAGATTATGACAGAGTAAGGTAGCAGGAGGGTATAGCAGGTTGGTTGTTCTATGAGTCTTCTCCTGCAGTGGATAGAAGCTTTTCTTGTTCAGAACTCAGCATACGTGCGCAGCAGTCATTAATGTGCAGTAATTGACAAATTATGAATGTTCTTAAAATTTACTACATGATTTTTCTGTCGTATAAATCAGCAACCATGGCCTCATTCTGAAATATCCTGGTACTTCTATAATTTAGCATTGTGGTTTGACCCAAGCAAGGAGCTACgtaccacacagctgcttgcttgcTCTCCCCCAGgcaggatgagggagagaatcagaaaggttaaaagtgtgagaactcgtgggctgagataaagacagttatgggtaaagcaaaagctgcatggacaagcaaagcaaaataaggaattcgttgctacttcccatcagcaggcaggtgtgcAGCCGCTTCCAGGAAAGTAGGGCTCATCACGTGTAAAAGGTTCTTGGGAAGACATGCCATCACTCTgaatttttcccccttctttacCTTCGCTTTTATTGTCGAGCCACGTTGTTGTTGCCACATGGTATGGGGCATCCCTTTGGTCAGTGTGGGTTCCCTGTCGTGGCTGTGCCCCCTCTAGCTTCTTGTGTACCCTTGGCCtgctggctggcagggcagcataagAAACTAGAAaatccttggctctgtgtaaacactgctctgcaacaactaaaacattgcaGTGTtaccactgttttcatcaaaaattcaaaacacagcatcatacaagCTTTTACAAAGATAACTTTATCCCAACCAAAATCATGACATTTGCACAGGCTAAGCAGATGGGTTGGACTGTGAAAGGTCTTGAAATTTCTAATCAACAAATCAAATTCTGATATGTCTCATTTAATCTAAAAGGTACTAAATAGATGTAGTACATTCGTATTCAACTTCTATGAAATCCATTACAGAAGCAGTGCAACTATATTGGGAATGTTGTATAGATTCATTTACCgttttatctttaaatactttgtgtctggaaaaatacttcaaaatatttacaataaatgtttctttttttttttttaggaattgTTTGAGCTTTCAGTAAGTATGTTTTTTCAGTTAAGCATCTAcctcttttcttatttttttcagcatttatgtatataacctttttcttcttctgtcccatATTATGCAGACCGGTTATGAGATTGGAATTGTGCGccagtttccattttcttcagttctgcaaCGTATGTGTGTGATAGCAAAAACTCTTGGGGAGAAGAGAATGGATGCTTATATGAAAGGTGCCCCTGAAGTGATTGCCAGCTTGTGTAAGCCAGAAACAGGTAAGGAACAagctaatgtttttttcctgtgtagcTCAGCTGTGAAGTGACTAATTTTAATAACTCtaaacttgacttttttttttttaagttcccATTGACTTTGAAAGTGTCCTGGAAGAATACACTAAGCAGGGCTTTCGAGTTATTGCTCTTGCTCACAGAAAATTGGAGTCTAAGCTTACATGGCACAAAGTTCAAACTATTAATAGGTAAGAgtgatttcactttttctttattttattttttagctaaGTAACAGGCATTAAATGCTGCATGCTTTGTATTAATCACATAAAGTTTACTTTGGCTTAAACCAATTATTACTCTTCTTTAGCTGGCTTCTGTCTTGACATGTTGTTCTGTTTATTCCTTATACCTACTCTGCTCAGAACCTAGGGATTTAAGATGAGGTGTTAAAATCTACAGTAGCAGTGGAATACATGAGACCTGTAAATACACTGAgtttcatgtaaaataaaattaatgagtTGCTTTACTTAGTGTATATTAATCTCTAGCTTTGGCAATGGAATTTGGTGTCTTTGTATGTTAAGGTTCAGctaatttggaaaagaaattagCCGTGCATTCTAAACATCTTAAAATTTGGTTGTCAATGCtgtttcagagcatttttttccaggagtaACCTTTATTTTTGAGAATGTAACTTCTAGAATGAGTTCTCATTGAAAAAACATACAGTTATGCTTGAGTAGAAACACTGcttttttatactgttttttgcttttattttaaatttaaacaaaagaaataagtgAATGAGAATGATGGTCTCTCTTGGGTCGCTTTTTATAAGGTGAATTCTTCACACCTTTTCACATTAGAATAaaaatttgtctttaatttGATAACCAGAAACAGGTTCTTTAGACTACATCGAATAATGGTAATTCTTCCTTGCCTCCTTTTGTACAGAGATACTATTGAAACCAACATGGATTTTATGGGGTTAATcataatgcaaaacaaactaaagaaaGAAACCCCTGCTGTACTTGAAGATTTGCGTAAAGCCAACATTCGCACTGTCATGGTTACAGGTTAGCATGTAAACGTTCATAttccaaatataaaaattagTCTTTTTTGGACTggcttattttaattttaggtgTATGAAGTAAAATTTTAGTGTCAGTAGACTAGGATTATCCTGTATGTATGCAAGAATGAAGTTTGGAAACTATTGTGAAACTATTCAGACCTTTCATTTTGGTTGAAAGGTGTTTTGGCAAGTCAGAGGCCTGAAATCAGTAAAAGGGGTTAATTCCAGTTCTACTTTGTAGAATTCACAAGTTACTTTATATTGTATTGAAGGGTGAAAAATCTTTGGAGGTCTTTGGACTAGGGGAAAGTTCAGGTCTAATCTCATAACTAGCTTTGAAGGGGAGATTGAACTTCATGACCTCCTGAGGTTTTGTCCCTACTGTTTTGACTTATGTTATGGTAAGTCACTCTGGAGTTTTTGTAAGAATAGCTTCTTATCCAGCTTGTGGGCTGGGTGTATCTGTGCTAGGTTTTCCATGAGATATGAGCATTggctttttttaaatcacaaatatTACAACTTTGGAACAAATTTATAACGGGTAGCAACAGGACTGTGTTCATTTTGCATGACCTATAACCATGTTTAAAAAGGGGTGATGCTAGTGCAGGGGAGGAATTTAACAGATAAACCATGACATCTGTACCTGTAGACTTGTTTGGCCCTAAGGGTGTTAGTGGTACGTTCAGCAGTTGTCCTCCTCCTCGCTTAAAACTGACtttattacagctttttctttcgTGTTAAATATCATTGCATGCTATAGATCCTTTTTTAACTCAAACCTTTTACAATGCAATTATTTCACAGGGGATAACATGTTAACTGCTATCTCTGTGGCCAGAGACTGTGGAATGATTCTACCTCAGGATAAGGTCATTATTGCTGAAGCACTACCTCCAAAGGATGGGCAGGCTGCCAGAATCAACTGGCATTATGCAGATACCCTTGCAAGATGCACTAGTTCATCACCAGCCATAAACTCAGAGGTAATTTGAGCATTGTTACACCCTTAAGAGTATAAACAATTAGTTTTCCTgttcagtttttttcccttattatTATTCCCTTAAATAGGAAATCTGCCATTAAGTAGCAACTCAAAACTGTTGTGCTATTTAacttacagtttttaaaatatcgATGTGTAGTAAAATAGCTTGAGGAGCTAGTTTAACTTCAATAAGAGATTTGACATTGTAGCTGTGCAGAAggttttttccacatttcagtCTGTCAAGACTGCTTTAGCTACATGTAGTGGAAACATTGCGCCATGTATTCTTGTtagtaaataaatgctttagTTGTATGAGGTTTTCTTTCAAGTACAACTTTGAGAAGCCTGCACTAGGGTGGTATCTTGAGGAATAATCCTATGTGTATTGTCTTGAAATTACAAAGTACCTATTTAAATGCACTACAGCTAGAGATTTAAACTACTTTTGATAGGATATTCCAGTTAAATTGGTCCATGAAAGCCTTGAGGATCATCAGATGACCAAATACCATTTTGCAATGAATGGAAAGTCATTTGCAGTGATTTTGGAGCATTTTCAGGACCTGGTACCCAAGGTGAGCATTTTACTTGAATCTGAGCACTTTTGATGGTGAACAGACTGTGTCCTGTAAGCACTAAGAAATTTCTGTCTTCCAGCTTGTGTTACGTGGCACTGTGTTCGCTCGCATGGCACCTGATCAGAAAACTCAGTTGGTGGAAGCTTTACAAAATGTAGAGTAAGTATTTCTTCCGAGTATAGAAAGGGATGGTGGGTTATCCACATACAGGATGTTTGGTgtgatgagaaggaaaaaaaaaaaaaagtatgctgaTAACTGTTATACCAAATGAAAGACTGGGCTAAGATCACTTCCCAGGGTTGGTAAATAAGCCTATTAGCTGACCTAGAATGAGAGTACCACCATCTACTGGTTAGCTGTGGATATCTAAGTTGTGTGAGCTTCAGACTTTTCATTAAACTTGGTGTTGAATAACTAAACTGACTAGCATGTTTATTTATCTGATTGCTTGGCTTAGTGAACAAATGTATCAAACTTATATGTATTAAAGAAGTACTAATGGGATGATTTCCATTCACTTATTGTCAATATATTGTCAGTCAGCGTCAAGGCTCAAACTGTTAACCTAGAGACTGTTACTCCTTTAACTACTTCTTTCCTTcatgatttttcagaagctttattttattctttgacacttgtaggattatttttttaaaaaactttgtAGCTATACAAAATAGTACAAAAGTCTGTCCTGCTTACAGTAAAGATGCTATAGACCTTCTTGGAATGATGGAGGGCTGATAGCCAGGTTAATCAAATGAATAATGAGTAATGTTACTTTTCAGTCTGCTTCCTTATATGTATAATAGGAACAGTAATTGCTTTTAGCACCAAGAATTATTTGTTTGCACAAACCCAGAGCATGTCAAATAATACAGAAGTATTTGGTGAAATGAGTTAAGCATACTATGATTAGGGAATAGTCCGGAATCCTaacatctgtttgttttttatagttACTATGTGGGCATGTGTGGTGATGGTGCAAATGACTGTGGTGtaagtatttctattttgtgtATAGAACTGCTCAGTTAAGTTTTACAGCTGAAagcatgttttgaaatgttctcTATTTCAATACTAATTGGCAGGCGCTAAAGAGAGCACATGGTGGTATATCTTTGTCTGAACTTGAGGCTTCCGTGGCATCACCGTTCACTTCCAGGACACCTAGTATTTCCTGTGTGCCAAAGCTGATCAGGTAATGCCACTTGCTATGAGCTTAAACGTGTCTCTGTAGCTCATTCTATTTACACCGTGTTAGTATATATGTTTGTTATTACAGGAGGTCTATTTGAAGTAAAGGTCAAGCCGTACATTTTAAGTACATGTTTCTTTACTGAAGGTACTCTCAGTAAGGACTTGTAAAAGTATGctttagtattttgttttaaatccttTAGTCCATAGAAAGCTCATTTCTTACAGCATGAGAGAAGGTTCTATGTGTTAGTACTTAATTTGATGTCTTAGTGACTACTTTAGTTTCCACAAAGGCTGTGTGTAATTGCAAGCAATAAAATTCTTCCTATGTCTTTGCTTCTCAGCACCAtattaagtagaaaaaaaaattcctagGTGGAGTTTGACCAATTTTGATTCTAGAATTGGAAGCTAGATGATAATTTTGGATAGAGGTCCAGAGAAGAATCTAATTTAATCTATGTGGAACTAACGAAGTAATGGatatacagaaacatttctgaagtcagTAGTTGTGACTTCATGGTCATTTAATACATGTAGTAAACTTGTGTTACACAGAAGCATTTGCAGGCCGACCTTCATTTCAAAACCTCTGTTAGAAAGCCATGTAAAGGCAGAGAACACTGCAGGCTGGTGGTGGCTCAGTTCAATCGGCATACTAGCGACTGTATCTGAAATTGTACCATTCTGAACcctgttttttctgtctgagcACTTGTCTTCAGCCTAGTGTCACTCACAAGGCTTGAGGATACATTTAATTGCAGTTAATGTTTTGCTAAGTGGAGCGTAACTGCTTGCACAGAAAGCTTTCAACTTATACgattgcatttgttttgacaGGGAAGGTCGTGCTGCTTTAATAACTtcattctgtgtatttaaattcATGGCATTGTACAGCATTATCCAGTACATCAGTGTTACTCTGCTATATTCTGTAAGTATTTAATTGTGGTTAAGCACAGTGTCAATGTATTTCAGATTCAAAAgttgataaatatttaagaaatagttGCAAGCTTCTTTGCGAATATGCAGCATTCACATTCTAAAAACTGTCTTTGGATTAAAAGTAATGTTAGTCACAgcattgtttgctttctttgtgctAACTGTTGGAAAAACACgttgatatattttaaaaaggcaataaTTAATGCCTGTGAATAGAGAGTCTCTACAGTTGGAGTCCAAATAAGCAtataagttaaaaaatataaatttttcaATTACTTAAAAATggtcaacattttaaaatatcctaGGTTTTTTTAAGAATGGTACGATCCCTTTAAGCAGGGATTGAAATAGAGCAGCTACAGATATAATGTtaggagggagaaaaagcaagcagtatttccttttaatgCGATTAGACTCTCAGTATGGCATGTGACCTGTTTAACTTGGATCACAAAATACAAATGGACCTTTGAGGTGGAAATTTTGACAACTGTGTGACTCCATACGGAAGTTATGGTATTTAGAGAACTGTATGCCTAAGCTAATATTTCATGGGTTTATAAGATTCAGTAATGTAAGTTGTAATTGAAACAGCTTTCAATTACAAAAAAGCTTGTGCactttgaaactgaaatttgcATACCTTCTTGATCTATCAGTTGTAGAGCACTCAAGATTTGCAGATAAAGGAATCCAGTTTGGCAAGAGACTGCCTGATGTATAGAGTGAAATTTAAGCAATTGATGCAATAAAGTTTCTCTGTAAGATACTTCTTGGTGTGAAGAAATTACCAATGTTTCAGTTGTGGTTTCTGTCTAGATCCTGAGCAATTTGGGAGACTTCCAGTTTCTCTTCATCGATTTGGCAATCATTTTGGTGGTTGTCTTCACTAGTAAGTATTGTGCTGAACTACCCCTGCTGGCTTCAGTGAAGCAATTTTTATGTGGTCAGATTCTCTTTAACATCTTACTGTTCACTGAAATAAGCACTGGGTTGTGTACAGTTAAGGTGTTACAGCTATTACAGtatctgcatttaaaaacaaacaaactagaCACCAAACCTCTGTATTGGATCAGATTCAGCTGATGTTTGTGAAATGTCCTCATGCAAAAAGCAGGTCATGGGCATGAGCTTAGAAAAGTAGCTCTTCACAGTACAGGAAGTTACAAATCTGCCCTGATGTGAGGAAACTTTTTTTGGAATCCAAAACAGTAATTGTTCCAACATGATCTTTCTCAAATGTTTTGACTTCTTGCATTTTTAGTTAAACTTCTGTCCAGAAACTGGTACACTTGCAAACTATTATCTGGtgaagtatttaatttcacaCATGACCCTGGCACTCAGTTCATCAACTAACAGCGGAATTCTGTTTTTCGAGTTTAATAGAAATTGCTGCGTTGAAGCAATGGGAGACCAAAATCAAGGAAGCTAGCTATAAGCTCTTGTGCCAAACAAATGGGAAGTTCACCCTAGGATTTTATGACTGACATATCTGGAGTTTGGCCAGACGCACTAATTCCTTAAGTCTCATGGTTTATATTATTGTCCTGTGCTGCAAGGAGTAACTGGCCTATATAAGGCACTGTGGCATTAATCTAGGGATGTATAATCTTTTCCAGGTGGTCTCTCACTCCCAGTTTGGGACTATGCCGATAAATTTCTAACGTGTAAAGCTCTAGAGGTCATGAGCAAGTCATTTTAATTCCACAGAATGTGAACAGGCTAACTGTTGAAAGCCGTTATgatgcaatatatatttttttctttttacagtgaGTCTGAACCCTGCTTGGAAGGAGCTTGTCGCACGAAGGCCTCCATCAGGTCTTATCTCAGGTCCACTTCTGTGTTCCGTTTTGTCTCAGATCATCATCTGTCTTGCTTTCCAAACCTTTGGATTTTTTTGGGTCAAACAGCAGCCCTGGTATGAACCTTGGACAACAGAATCTGAGTAAGTGTTTCAGTGACTCTGTATGTGATACAGTAATGGTCAGAAAGGGGTCATCAGTAATGCTCTTTCTTTATCTATCTACTTTGGAGATTTTGTAAATTAAACTTCTGTATGGCAACTTGTTAGTCTACtgatcatttctttttgttaaaagcaTAGTAATACATAGGAGCTATACAATGACTGAGATGCAGGATTGGGTCAGAGCCAGACTGCAGGGTCTGAAGACTATTCATCTTTGGGACAGTTGAGATTGAAATTTTAAGTTCACAGTTCAGACCTACTTCAACTTTATAttataaagttttgttttcctgttaaagTTCCAGTAAATcaaattcatatttctgaaaatgaagaggtgttttcattttaatattttttctagtttacagtattttcttacCTGTCTTCAGAGTCTATCCACAGTGACAATCCCTATACAGTTCATGTAGGGAACTTACAAGCTGGAAGCATAAAAGAACTTGAAGCACGGAATTCACAAAAATTGTTATTTCCCTGCCACAATCTTGAGTTTCTCATTATGTGTAGTAGGTGTTCAAGGATATGCTTTTTTAACTAGTGCAGTAATTTGTTCTGccatttcttttgttaatgaCTACAATTCAGCcttgtttgccttttctccttaACTCAGTGTTAAATGTTTGTGTTGTAGTGCATGTAATATATTGGATGCCACAAACACCAGCTCTGCACATGATGGGAATGAGACTCATCAAGATGaacataacattaaaaattatgaaaacacaactttgttttttatatcCAGCTTTCAGTACCTCATAGTGGCAATTGTCTTTTCTAAAGGAAAGCCATTTAGACAACCATGCTACAAAAATTGTAAGTCCTTTCTTATTATATACAGCTATATAAGACGTTACCTTATTATATACGGTCAAGTAAAACTTCAAGTGAATTACTTTGCACTTACTCATCCATGGCTTGCTTACAATTCTGATGTGCTGCTTCAGCAGGAATAGGGTTCCTAGAAGAACATAGTACAATTGCCCTCTGGTAatcacagacagaaataagGAAGTATTAAACAATGGTGTAATAggtattttgtttgtataaGACAAGAGTATCTATGTCTTCAAAGTTAATTGTGTATAATATACTTTTAAAGAGAATGCAGCTGGGAAATCCTGTAAACGCAGGCAGGGCCATGGCACTGTGTGAAGTTTTCTCATTGACTCATGGCATTTCTGGCAGGTTGATATGACTGAACTCTTTACTTTTCGTAATAATCTAATGTTAAATTGGTTGGCCTGTACGTTTGCGGTATTTGCTTGCTAACGTTCTTATAATTCTGTTGAAAACATATCTggtatattttaataattagcTGGCTAGTCTTCAGAATCTTGAACTCATTACTCTGTTTTAAGCTTAACTGTAACAAACTGGGAAAAACTGCTCAGTAGAAAGTTGTGTGCTTAGTTGTGGTCTgttaacaaatatttctgtttgcctGTGACTTACTGCATAACGAGAGACAAAGATATAAGGCTGTGTATGTctgtatatctatatatatatattccagcAATAAGGAGAGGATGAAGTACTTTGGGAGAGGGATGATGGAGTTACTCAGCTGAAAGCTTGCTGtgaattttctcctaaatcaCTCTGGCTTTGTGGTCTTAAcctgtttcaaaagaaaaacaaacaaaaatgaaaagaaataacaaaaaaaatcccaactcTTGCAAGTAGATGCTTCAGtccttttttgttctgtctCTATGAATATTAGCACAGCTTgtgttgtggaaaaaaagtatcttcaTGAGGTTTAGATGCTGATATTTAGAGGGCAAACCTATGATATATGTAAGACCTGTCAAACTCTGACTGCGGGATGgtctgaataaaatgttttttttatttacagttctgTTTGTTACTTCTGTGATAGTTCTTTAtgtattcatatttttcatcatGTTGCATCCCGTTGAATCTATTGACGCATTTCTTGAGGTAAGATTCAGCAGACATGCGGGTATCTGTACTTCTCGGGATAACTGGCTGGCTGCCTCTTGAGCAAACTTGACCCTTTAGAGTTTTAATTTCTAATCTCtcggggaggggaggaaatTTATTCAAAATCAGTATGTAGAGACAGAACTGAAATGCTTAAATTAGCATCCCTCTTTTTTGATAAAACTTCACATTGAATTTTCAACTGGATGAGTGTTTAAAGGCAGTAAAATGTTCTCAGGGAGACAAGAAGAATGAGAAGCAATATAACCTAATGGACTTGCATTAAGtattaatatgttttaatacATCTGGGTTTATGTGCATATGTagttatatatttacatgtgcATATGAATCCATAACTTGAAGTCTGTTTTGAGtaagtttttaaatgtttgcgATATTAACCTCTGGCAACTTTTTTCACAGCTCGTGTGTGTGCCATATGAGTGGCGCCTAAGAATTCTCTTCATTGTTATTATCAATGCAGCTGTGTCCGTGTTGACAGAGGTAAgaaatacaaatggaaaaaaaatacttatcaAGTGTTTTTCTTAGGGGCCTGGTTTGTCTTTTGTTTAGAAAGTTTCTCTTCACAGAACATCAGTAGAAGTGGACCACTGTTTGCTTTCTagatttacatttctaaaaacatcCTTCTAGGCTGGATTTAAGGTGTCAGTGTTTTCCGTGTTACAAGCATAACTTT from the Cygnus olor isolate bCygOlo1 chromosome 9, bCygOlo1.pri.v2, whole genome shotgun sequence genome contains:
- the ATP13A3 gene encoding probable cation-transporting ATPase 13A3 isoform X1, whose amino-acid sequence is MEKEEKKFVNKAEEDEMEIYGYELCRWKLVLVTVGVICSGGFLLLLLYWMPEWRVKATCKRTTLKDCEVVLLRTTDEFKIWFCAKVRVMPSLGANPLQNPNPIVHKVSNGHAVHFCESAAEENKNDLKKYLPIRYFTHHSVKYFWNDSVQSFDVVRGLDESTFCSAIHNEHSRGLTKGMHEYRKAFYGVNEIAVKVPYIFKLLIKEVLNPFYIFQLFSVILWITDEYHYYALAIVIMSVISIVSSLYTIRKQYVMLHDMVAAHSIVRVSVCRGNQEIEEILSTDLVPGDIMLIPSNGTIMPCDAVLLSGTCIVNESMLTGESVPVTKINLPNPSEYPKTMGDEIYSPEVHKRHTLFCGTNVIQTRFYTGELVKALVVRTGFSTAKGQLVRSILYPKPTDFKLYRDAYLFLLSLVVVAGIGFLYTIVNSILNEVPAHTIIIESLDIITITVPPALPAAMTAGIVYAQRRLKKIGIFCISPQRINICGQLNLVCFDKTGTLTEDGLDLWGIQRVENACFLLPEERACGESLLKSEFVACMATCHSLTKIEGVLSGDPLDLKMFEAIGWILEEATEEETALHNRIMPTVVRPSKQLFPESKQSTDQEMELFELSTGYEIGIVRQFPFSSVLQRMCVIAKTLGEKRMDAYMKGAPEVIASLCKPETVPIDFESVLEEYTKQGFRVIALAHRKLESKLTWHKVQTINRDTIETNMDFMGLIIMQNKLKKETPAVLEDLRKANIRTVMVTGDNMLTAISVARDCGMILPQDKVIIAEALPPKDGQAARINWHYADTLARCTSSSPAINSEDIPVKLVHESLEDHQMTKYHFAMNGKSFAVILEHFQDLVPKLVLRGTVFARMAPDQKTQLVEALQNVDYYVGMCGDGANDCGALKRAHGGISLSELEASVASPFTSRTPSISCVPKLIREGRAALITSFCVFKFMALYSIIQYISVTLLYSILSNLGDFQFLFIDLAIILVVVFTMSLNPAWKELVARRPPSGLISGPLLCSVLSQIIICLAFQTFGFFWVKQQPWYEPWTTESDACNILDATNTSSAHDGNETHQDEHNIKNYENTTLFFISSFQYLIVAIVFSKGKPFRQPCYKNFLFVTSVIVLYVFIFFIMLHPVESIDAFLELVCVPYEWRLRILFIVIINAAVSVLTETVLLDMILWKVVFNRDKQGEYRLTIPQPPQEAVDRCGVCFLSSLFGCREKAPKAKYMHLAQELMVDPEWPPKPRTTTEAKVPSQENGSYQIITLT
- the ATP13A3 gene encoding probable cation-transporting ATPase 13A3 isoform X2; translated protein: MEKEEKKFVNKAEEDEMEIYGYELCRWKLVLVTVGVICSGGFLLLLLYWMPEWRVKATCKRTTLKDCEVVLLRTTDEFKIWFCAKVRVMPSLGANPLQNPNPIVHKVSNGHAVHFCESAAEENKNDLKKYLPIRYFTHHSVKYFWNDSVQSFDVVRGLDESTFCSAIHNEHSRGLTKGMHEYRKAFYGVNEIAVKVPYIFKLLIKEVLNPFYIFQLFSVILWITDEYHYYALAIVIMSVISIVSSLYTIRKQYVMLHDMVAAHSIVRVSVCRGNQEIEEILSTDLVPGDIMLIPSNGTIMPCDAVLLSGTCIVNESMLTGESVPVTKINLPNPSEYPKTMGDEIYSPEVHKRHTLFCGTNVIQTRFYTGELVKALVVRTGFSTAKGQLVRSILYPKPTDFKLYRDAYLFLLSLVVVAGIGFLYTIVNSILNEVPAHTIIIESLDIITITVPPALPAAMTAGIVYAQRRLKKIGIFCISPQRINICGQLNLVCFDKTGTLTEDGLDLWGIQRVENACFLLPEERACGESLLKSEFVACMATCHSLTKIEGVLSGDPLDLKMFEAIGWILEEATEEETALHNRIMPTVVRPSKQLFPESKQSTDQEMELFELSTGYEIGIVRQFPFSSVLQRMCVIAKTLGEKRMDAYMKGAPEVIASLCKPETVPIDFESVLEEYTKQGFRVIALAHRKLESKLTWHKVQTINRDTIETNMDFMGLIIMQNKLKKETPAVLEDLRKANIRTVMVTGDNMLTAISVARDCGMILPQDKVIIAEALPPKDGQAARINWHYADTLARCTSSSPAINSEDIPVKLVHESLEDHQMTKYHFAMNGKSFAVILEHFQDLVPKLVLRGTVFARMAPDQKTQLVEALQNVDYYVGMCGDGANDCGALKRAHGGISLSELEASVASPFTSRTPSISCVPKLIREGRAALITSFCVFKFMALYSIIQYISVTLLYSILSNLGDFQFLFIDLAIILVVVFTMSLNPAWKELVARRPPSGLISGPLLCSVLSQIIICLAFQTFGFFWVKQQPWYEPWTTESDACNILDATNTSSAHDGNETHQDEHNIKNYENTTLFFISSFQYLIVAIVFSKGKPFRQPCYKNFLFVTSVIVLYVFIFFIMLHPVESIDAFLELVCVPYEWRLRILFIVIINAAVSVLTEEAVDRCGVCFLSSLFGCREKAPKAKYMHLAQELMVDPEWPPKPRTTTEAKVPSQENGSYQIITLT